A window of the Juglans microcarpa x Juglans regia isolate MS1-56 chromosome 5D, Jm3101_v1.0, whole genome shotgun sequence genome harbors these coding sequences:
- the LOC121264047 gene encoding LOW QUALITY PROTEIN: oil body-associated protein 2A-like (The sequence of the model RefSeq protein was modified relative to this genomic sequence to represent the inferred CDS: inserted 1 base in 1 codon), with product MASSDKTPTSALPMGRDPRPPGQPMTVEQHMIDKGAQILQXLKPVKQMNQHACTFALYSHDMTRQIETHHYITRLNEDFLQCAVYDTDHAHGRLIGIEYMISERIFEALPPDEQKLWHSHAYEIKSGLWVNPRVPGILEKPELEKLVKTYGKFWCTWQVDRGDKLPLGAPALMTSPQPVNLGQVSPDLIRMRDNKYNISTEALRKSRVELPEPELINSQADYWKHHGKGFAIDIKVTDVKLRAPFP from the exons ATGGCTTCGAGCGACAAGACACCAACTTCTGCTTTGCCGATGGGCCGCGACCCAAGGCCGCCTGGGCAGCCGATGACGGTGGAGCAGCACATGATAGACAAGGGAGCTCAAATACTAC TCCTGAAGCCGGTGAAGCAGATGAACCAGCACGCCTGCACCTTCGCCTTGTATAGCCACGACATGACCCGCCAGATCGAGACCCACCACTACATCACCCGCCTCAACGAGGACTTCCTCCAGTGTGCCGTTTACGATACCGATCACGCCCATGGTCGTCTCATAG GTATTGAATATATGATATCGGAGAGGATATTTGAAGCTCTGCCTCCTGATGAGCAAAAGCTGTGGCACTCCCATGCTTATGAG ATCAAGTCAGGCCTCTGGGTCAATCCACGAGTTCCTGGAATACTTGAAAAGCCAGAACTCGAAAAACTGGTGAAAACATACGGCAAGTTCTGGTGCACATGGCAGGTTGATAGAG GTGACAAGCTCCCACTGGGTGCGCCGGCCTTGATGACGTCTCCACAACCGGTGAACCTAGGCCAGGTCTCGCCAGACCTGATCCGTATGAGGGATAATAAGTACAACATATCGACCGAGGCTCTGAGGAAATCTAGAGTGGAGCTCCCGGAGCCGGAGCTAATAAATTCGCAGGCAGACTACTGGAAACATCATGGGAAAGGTTTTGCCATCGACATAAAGGTCACTGATGTGAAATTAAGGGCACCGTTTCCCTGA